A genome region from Paramisgurnus dabryanus chromosome 12, PD_genome_1.1, whole genome shotgun sequence includes the following:
- the xkr5a gene encoding XK-related protein 5a isoform X2, with product MGLHHKRVDGTFTCAGGDAAGGCVCSASARGLADDPAADTSADVCAYGYQLQSLVSSRACCLIRPGHLQMPPAALLCQLLWRAGMLAARFTSIALFTRTFGCWVVGVMASHWLIAALWLVSQQTDIYVGQWSWRVFNIIMGGIHVFLFLNVKNGPSRFRMAGFYTAMLLENAVLLLAASDILTDASWDSLTVPTAVLCSFLLGLTALVLYYRFLHPKSTEISLGLHQRGHMGRECLQQGDSSSSLGDKSLRPTPLPALFQSSHPSCSLSGIPGSLLEHPGSCGVKPDGECRHHHWLLIRLALKTGDPGKINEAYGAGGVSEILVTDHKEEISDDGCALTSDSRDDTMAPLSDCREEFESVSEAREEEEDEDDSLVMESPLESPASECKRSSPEGKSVLGDSPEPNYCPTESSSTLYFSADPQSPSSSSNPRLDREMHFSYGSGTGLETLDELSPISTDGGLHRDLARGLLGRAGPCYTSTPGLNGQGLPESSVTHLRGPRRQVVLSRRGLDEDGGF from the exons ATGGGACTGCACCATAAGCGAGTGGACGGCACATTCACATGCGCAGGAGGTGATGCAGCAGGCGGATGCGTCTGCTCTGCGTCTGCTAGAGGTCTTGCTGATGACCCTGCCGCAGACACTTCTGCAGACGTATGCGCTTACGGATACCAGCTACAGTCTCTCGTCTCCAG TCGGGCGTGTTGTCTCATTCGTCCCGGGCACTTGCAGATGCCACCAGCCGCACTCCTGTGCCAGCTGCTTTGGAGGGCGGGGATGTTAGCTGCCCGCTTCACCAGCATCGCCCTGTTCACCCGAACCTTTGGCTGCTGGGTCGTCGGCGTCATGG CATCTCATTGGCTGATCGCTGCGCTCTGGTTGGTCTCCCAGCAGACTGACATCTATGTGGGACAGTGGTCATGGCGTGTGTTTAACATTATAATGGGAGGCATCcatgtgtttttgtttcttAATGTGAAGAATGGCCCTTCACGGTTCCGCATGGCAGGATTTTACACG GCAATGCTGCTTGAGAACGCTGTGCTGTTATTGGCTGCTTCTGACATCCTTACTGATGCATCATGGGATAGCCTGACCGTACCCACTGCTGTTCTGTGCAGCTTTCTGCTTG gtctGACCGCCTTGGTGTTGTACTATCGTTTCCTGCATCCCAAATCCACTGAAATCTCGCTGGGTTTGCATCAGCGTGGGCACATGGGCAGAGAATGTCTCCAGCAGGGTGATTCCTCCTCCTCTCTGGGAGACAAAAGTCTCCGCCCCACCCCTCTTCCTGCCCTTTTTCAGTCCTCTCACCCTTCATGCTCTCTCTCTGGAATTCCCGGATCGCTGCTGGAGCATCCCGGGAGCTGCGGAGTAAAACCGGACGGCGAGTGTCGACACCATCACTGGCTGCTTATCCGTCTCGCCCTAAAAACCGGTGACCCCGGCAAGATCAACGAGGCGTACGGGGCAGGTGGCGTCTCCGAGATACTGGTGACGGATCATAAGGAGGAGATCAGCGATGACGGGTGTGCGTTAACCTCAGACAGCAGGGACGACACAATGGCGCCTTTGTCCGACTGCAGGGAGGAGTTTGAGAGCGTGAGTGAAGCCAGAGAGGAAGAAGAGGACGAAGATGACAGTTTAGTAATGGAGAGCCCGCTGGAGTCGCCAGCATCGGAGTGCAAGAGAAGCTCGCCGGAGGGCAAATCCGTGCTCGGGGACAGTCCAGAGCCGAATTACTGCCCTACCGAATCCAGCTCCACCTTGTACTTCAGCGCTGACCCGCAGTCCCCCAGCAGCTCCAGTAACCCTCGCCTGGACCGCGAGATGCACTTTAGTTACGGTTCTGGTACTGGACTAGAAACTCTAGATGAGCTGAGCCCCATCTCTACTGATGGCGGACTTCACAGAGATCTTGCTAGGGGGCTTTTGGGCCGAGCCGGGCCCTGCTACACATCCACACCCGGACTGAATGGACAGGGGCTTCCAGAGAGTTCGGTTACACATCTAAGGGGACCCCGCAGGCAGGTCGTTCTCTCTCGCAGGGGTTTAGATGAGGACGGTGGGTTTTAG
- the xkr5a gene encoding XK-related protein 5a isoform X1: MPVTAAEWRGCGGARCWRVLMLAASALLMLAERLALLYCIGFYLWRNELCLGGLTFALLLPGSLVQVLSFRWYRADGDTRICQSFIIHTLHLGIFKRLWDCTISEWTAHSHAQEVMQQADASALRLLEVLLMTLPQTLLQTYALTDTSYSLSSPVALCAGLCLLSLSWTLVLYSRACCLIRPGHLQMPPAALLCQLLWRAGMLAARFTSIALFTRTFGCWVVGVMASHWLIAALWLVSQQTDIYVGQWSWRVFNIIMGGIHVFLFLNVKNGPSRFRMAGFYTAMLLENAVLLLAASDILTDASWDSLTVPTAVLCSFLLGLTALVLYYRFLHPKSTEISLGLHQRGHMGRECLQQGDSSSSLGDKSLRPTPLPALFQSSHPSCSLSGIPGSLLEHPGSCGVKPDGECRHHHWLLIRLALKTGDPGKINEAYGAGGVSEILVTDHKEEISDDGCALTSDSRDDTMAPLSDCREEFESVSEAREEEEDEDDSLVMESPLESPASECKRSSPEGKSVLGDSPEPNYCPTESSSTLYFSADPQSPSSSSNPRLDREMHFSYGSGTGLETLDELSPISTDGGLHRDLARGLLGRAGPCYTSTPGLNGQGLPESSVTHLRGPRRQVVLSRRGLDEDGGF, encoded by the exons ATGCCGGTAACGGCGGCGGAGTGGAGAGGATGCGGCGGCGCACGCTGCTGGCGCGTACTGATGCTCGCTGCCTCCGCGCTCCTGATGTTGGCGGAGAGACTGGCGC TTCTGTACTGTATCGGGTTCTACCTGTGGCGGAATGAGTTGTGTTTGGGCGGCCTGACCTTTGCCCTCTTGTTACCGGGGTCACTAGTGCAGGTGTTGAGTTTCAGGTGGTACAGAGCCGACGGAGACACACGAATTTGTCAAAGTTTCATCATACACACGCTGCACCTGGGCATCTTCAAAAG GTTATGGGACTGCACCATAAGCGAGTGGACGGCACATTCACATGCGCAGGAGGTGATGCAGCAGGCGGATGCGTCTGCTCTGCGTCTGCTAGAGGTCTTGCTGATGACCCTGCCGCAGACACTTCTGCAGACGTATGCGCTTACGGATACCAGCTACAGTCTCTCGTCTCCAG TGGCTCTGTGTGCCGGTTTGTGTTTGCTTTCGTTGTCCTGGACGTTGGTGCTGTACAGTCGGGCGTGTTGTCTCATTCGTCCCGGGCACTTGCAGATGCCACCAGCCGCACTCCTGTGCCAGCTGCTTTGGAGGGCGGGGATGTTAGCTGCCCGCTTCACCAGCATCGCCCTGTTCACCCGAACCTTTGGCTGCTGGGTCGTCGGCGTCATGG CATCTCATTGGCTGATCGCTGCGCTCTGGTTGGTCTCCCAGCAGACTGACATCTATGTGGGACAGTGGTCATGGCGTGTGTTTAACATTATAATGGGAGGCATCcatgtgtttttgtttcttAATGTGAAGAATGGCCCTTCACGGTTCCGCATGGCAGGATTTTACACG GCAATGCTGCTTGAGAACGCTGTGCTGTTATTGGCTGCTTCTGACATCCTTACTGATGCATCATGGGATAGCCTGACCGTACCCACTGCTGTTCTGTGCAGCTTTCTGCTTG gtctGACCGCCTTGGTGTTGTACTATCGTTTCCTGCATCCCAAATCCACTGAAATCTCGCTGGGTTTGCATCAGCGTGGGCACATGGGCAGAGAATGTCTCCAGCAGGGTGATTCCTCCTCCTCTCTGGGAGACAAAAGTCTCCGCCCCACCCCTCTTCCTGCCCTTTTTCAGTCCTCTCACCCTTCATGCTCTCTCTCTGGAATTCCCGGATCGCTGCTGGAGCATCCCGGGAGCTGCGGAGTAAAACCGGACGGCGAGTGTCGACACCATCACTGGCTGCTTATCCGTCTCGCCCTAAAAACCGGTGACCCCGGCAAGATCAACGAGGCGTACGGGGCAGGTGGCGTCTCCGAGATACTGGTGACGGATCATAAGGAGGAGATCAGCGATGACGGGTGTGCGTTAACCTCAGACAGCAGGGACGACACAATGGCGCCTTTGTCCGACTGCAGGGAGGAGTTTGAGAGCGTGAGTGAAGCCAGAGAGGAAGAAGAGGACGAAGATGACAGTTTAGTAATGGAGAGCCCGCTGGAGTCGCCAGCATCGGAGTGCAAGAGAAGCTCGCCGGAGGGCAAATCCGTGCTCGGGGACAGTCCAGAGCCGAATTACTGCCCTACCGAATCCAGCTCCACCTTGTACTTCAGCGCTGACCCGCAGTCCCCCAGCAGCTCCAGTAACCCTCGCCTGGACCGCGAGATGCACTTTAGTTACGGTTCTGGTACTGGACTAGAAACTCTAGATGAGCTGAGCCCCATCTCTACTGATGGCGGACTTCACAGAGATCTTGCTAGGGGGCTTTTGGGCCGAGCCGGGCCCTGCTACACATCCACACCCGGACTGAATGGACAGGGGCTTCCAGAGAGTTCGGTTACACATCTAAGGGGACCCCGCAGGCAGGTCGTTCTCTCTCGCAGGGGTTTAGATGAGGACGGTGGGTTTTAG